In one Elusimicrobiota bacterium genomic region, the following are encoded:
- the ftsA gene encoding cell division protein FtsA, with translation MAKTDVIAGLDMGSGRVTCLIGAPEAEGARMRVLGGASVACRGINGGVVVNILETKNAVSQALEEAEAAAGVTVNGVFLGVRGTHLQSFNNKGAFNIARTDREITAEDVHSVVANAKAIPLSSDREILHVVPQSFSLDRQRGVPNPVGMEGALLEVDVHIVTASNAHINNVMKAVSQAGFEVHELVYGLLATGEQLVTPEEKDLGSLLVDLGGQSVSLGVYSEGSIRYSKEIGIGSDFITRDLAVGLRTSMATAERLKIAHGIAHSTLLNGDEDIEFNRVDGRTLDKVKTSTMMSYILPRVEEIFSIVADDLQGSSYTDLVTPGGLILTGGGSLMKGVTAAAEEILGLQTRVGMAHPEQVVGDEKWFSPVYATALGLMTFANGSRWGTGVARLTPRKKPAWVRRVSSIFEDLV, from the coding sequence ATGGCCAAAACGGACGTGATCGCCGGTCTGGATATGGGCAGCGGCCGAGTGACCTGCCTCATCGGCGCCCCGGAGGCTGAGGGCGCGCGCATGCGCGTGCTGGGCGGCGCCAGCGTCGCCTGCCGCGGCATCAACGGCGGGGTGGTGGTCAACATCCTCGAGACCAAGAACGCCGTGAGCCAGGCCCTGGAGGAGGCGGAAGCCGCGGCCGGGGTGACGGTCAACGGCGTGTTCCTCGGCGTGCGCGGCACGCACTTGCAGTCTTTCAACAACAAGGGCGCCTTCAACATCGCCCGCACGGACCGCGAGATCACTGCCGAAGACGTGCACAGCGTGGTGGCCAACGCCAAAGCCATCCCCCTTTCCTCGGACCGCGAGATCCTGCACGTGGTCCCCCAGAGCTTCTCTTTGGACCGCCAGCGCGGCGTGCCCAACCCCGTGGGGATGGAAGGAGCGCTGCTGGAGGTGGACGTGCACATCGTCACCGCCTCGAACGCCCACATCAACAATGTGATGAAGGCCGTGAGCCAGGCCGGCTTCGAAGTGCATGAGCTGGTCTACGGCCTTTTGGCCACGGGCGAGCAGCTGGTGACCCCGGAGGAGAAAGACCTGGGCTCGCTCCTGGTCGACCTGGGCGGGCAGTCGGTCTCGCTGGGGGTCTACTCCGAGGGCAGCATCCGCTACTCCAAGGAGATCGGCATCGGCTCCGATTTCATCACCCGCGACCTGGCCGTGGGCCTGCGCACCTCCATGGCCACGGCCGAGCGCTTGAAGATCGCGCACGGCATCGCGCACTCGACGCTCTTGAACGGCGACGAGGACATCGAGTTCAACCGCGTGGACGGCCGCACCTTGGACAAGGTCAAGACCAGCACCATGATGAGCTACATCCTGCCCCGGGTCGAGGAGATCTTCAGCATCGTGGCCGACGACCTGCAGGGCTCCTCCTACACGGACTTGGTCACCCCCGGCGGCCTGATCCTGACCGGGGGCGGCAGCCTCATGAAAGGCGTGACCGCGGCCGCCGAGGAGATCCTGGGCCTGCAGACGCGCGTGGGCATGGCGCATCCCGAGCAGGTGGTCGGCGACGAGAAATGGTTCAGTCCGGTCTACGCCACGGCGCTGGGGCTGATGACCTTCGCCAACGGCTCACGCTGGGGCACCGGGGTCGCGCGCCTGACCCCGCGCAAGAAGCCCGCGTGGGTGCGGCGTGTGAGCTCGATCTTCGAGGACCTGGTGTGA
- the ftsZ gene encoding cell division protein FtsZ, translating into MKIEISEDFKDTRAVIKVIGVGGAGGNAVNRMVDAGLRGVELIAANSDAQDLRRSRAEVRIQLGETVTKGLGVGGEPAKGRAAALESEVQLQEVLTGADMVFVTAGMGGGTGTGGAPIVAKLAKAAGALTIGVVTRPFRFEGILRANLAENGIQELRQSVDSLLVIPNDRLFDVVESSTPSDEAFRRADDVLRKAVQSLSDVITTPGTINMDLNDLRAIMKDAGEALIGLGEAEGVNRALRAAKEAVTSPLLENVDITGAKGLIVNITGRKSTLTLNELDDVMKFIQPQVSPEAKVKVGKGFDEALGGCIRITVIATGFPAQRAGRRLTRAGLRPGTLAARYQGLAPGAQADARQAASGPEDWSKPAFLRLKARKLKLQGGS; encoded by the coding sequence GTGAAGATCGAGATCTCCGAGGATTTCAAGGACACCCGCGCGGTCATCAAGGTGATCGGCGTGGGCGGCGCCGGGGGCAACGCCGTCAACCGCATGGTCGACGCGGGCCTGCGGGGAGTGGAGCTCATCGCCGCCAACTCGGACGCGCAGGACCTGCGCCGCAGCCGCGCCGAGGTCCGCATCCAGCTCGGCGAGACCGTGACCAAGGGCCTGGGCGTGGGCGGCGAACCGGCCAAGGGCCGCGCCGCCGCCCTGGAGTCGGAAGTCCAGCTCCAGGAAGTCCTCACTGGAGCGGACATGGTCTTCGTGACCGCGGGCATGGGCGGCGGCACCGGCACGGGCGGCGCTCCGATCGTGGCCAAGCTGGCCAAGGCGGCCGGGGCGCTCACCATCGGCGTGGTCACGCGGCCCTTCCGCTTCGAGGGGATCCTGCGCGCCAACCTGGCCGAGAACGGCATCCAAGAGCTGCGCCAGAGCGTGGACAGCCTGCTGGTCATCCCCAACGACCGGCTCTTCGACGTGGTGGAGAGCAGCACCCCTTCCGACGAGGCCTTCCGCCGCGCCGACGACGTGCTGCGCAAAGCGGTGCAGTCCCTCTCCGACGTGATCACCACGCCGGGGACCATCAACATGGACCTCAACGACCTGCGCGCCATCATGAAGGACGCCGGCGAGGCCCTCATCGGCCTGGGCGAGGCCGAGGGCGTCAACCGGGCCCTGCGCGCGGCCAAGGAGGCGGTGACCTCCCCGCTGTTGGAGAACGTGGACATCACCGGAGCCAAGGGCCTCATCGTCAACATCACCGGCCGCAAATCCACTTTGACCTTGAACGAGCTCGACGATGTGATGAAATTCATCCAGCCCCAGGTGAGCCCCGAAGCCAAGGTCAAGGTGGGGAAGGGCTTCGACGAGGCTCTGGGCGGCTGCATCCGCATCACGGTCATCGCCACGGGCTTCCCGGCGCAGCGCGCCGGGCGGCGCTTGACGCGCGCCGGACTGCGGCCGGGGACGCTGGCCGCGCGCTACCAGGGCCTGGCCCCGGGCGCCCAGGCCGACGCCCGGCAGGCCGCGTCGGGCCCGGAGGACTGGTCGAAGCCCGCCTTCCTGAGGCTGAAGGCCAGGAAGCTGAAACTACAAGGCGGTTCCTAA
- a CDS encoding cell division protein FtsQ/DivIB gives MKHILAHHRHRVALRPKVRRRRLRLTAIAAALALLTGAAGLTVRHLWRGLPPLPKLLGRLDPRVESVTVSGAPAFLAGPMATYLNDPADSFGARLAGLPRRFPAVRTWQLRRDWSGRSARLEVTLRRAVAGMRRAGQPAGFLDESGVAFAAPAELYPEARLAVEAGGAGAEQLKGLPAILEALARDADLPAPAAQVAFRSAYEGWEVRLQDGTQVLWGDLRWTREKLSRLHEVLSDSRSGAAAPMLADLRYFEDGRVLLRPMLENRIPTR, from the coding sequence GTGAAGCACATCCTGGCGCACCACCGCCATCGCGTCGCCCTGCGGCCGAAGGTGCGCCGCCGCCGGCTGAGGCTTACAGCCATCGCGGCCGCGCTGGCGCTTCTGACCGGCGCCGCGGGCCTGACCGTGCGGCATCTCTGGCGCGGCCTGCCGCCTCTTCCGAAGCTTCTGGGCCGTCTGGATCCCCGCGTCGAGAGCGTGACCGTGTCCGGGGCGCCGGCCTTCCTGGCCGGGCCCATGGCTACCTATCTCAACGACCCCGCCGATTCTTTCGGGGCTCGGTTGGCGGGGTTGCCCAGGCGGTTCCCGGCCGTCAGGACCTGGCAGCTCCGGCGCGACTGGTCGGGACGCAGCGCGCGCTTGGAGGTGACCCTGCGCCGCGCGGTGGCGGGCATGCGGCGCGCGGGTCAGCCGGCGGGGTTCCTCGACGAGAGCGGGGTGGCCTTCGCGGCGCCGGCGGAACTCTATCCCGAGGCTCGGCTGGCCGTCGAGGCCGGCGGCGCCGGGGCCGAGCAGCTCAAGGGACTGCCCGCGATCCTGGAGGCCCTCGCCCGCGACGCGGACCTGCCGGCGCCGGCGGCGCAGGTGGCTTTCCGCTCCGCATACGAGGGCTGGGAGGTGCGGCTGCAGGACGGGACTCAGGTCCTCTGGGGGGACCTCCGGTGGACCCGGGAAAAGCTGTCCCGCCTGCATGAGGTGCTCTCCGACTCCCGGAGCGGCGCCGCCGCGCCCATGCTCGCGGACTTGAGATACTTCGAGGACGGGCGGGTGCTGCTCAGACCTATGCTGGAAAATCGGATTCCCACGAGGTAA